A region from the Gemmatimonadota bacterium genome encodes:
- the lepB gene encoding signal peptidase I, whose product MRGARGAAAVVWEWFRTAAVVLVVLLATRLFLVDAFKIPTASMEGTLLVGDFLLVNKALYGSEIPGTHLRLPALREPRLGEVIVFLAPHDPSKNYVKRLMAGPGDIIEMRHKRVFRNGEPVDEPYVRILDPHRDAILPGVEWQEDYLVRTPSATYRPTRDNWGPLRVPAGAYFVLGDNRDNSEDSRYWGFVPREALVGRPWRVYYSLDFGATPVNLPWWEGVRWDRIGTRVD is encoded by the coding sequence ATGAGGGGGGCAAGAGGCGCAGCGGCTGTGGTCTGGGAGTGGTTCCGCACCGCCGCTGTGGTGCTGGTGGTGCTTCTGGCCACGCGCCTGTTCCTGGTGGATGCCTTCAAGATCCCTACGGCCTCCATGGAAGGGACCCTGTTGGTCGGGGACTTCCTTCTCGTGAACAAGGCGCTGTACGGCAGTGAGATTCCGGGCACCCACCTTCGTCTGCCGGCTCTGCGCGAGCCGCGACTGGGGGAGGTGATCGTGTTCCTGGCCCCGCACGATCCCTCGAAGAACTACGTGAAACGGCTGATGGCCGGCCCCGGCGACATCATCGAGATGCGCCACAAGCGTGTCTTTCGAAACGGCGAGCCCGTGGACGAGCCCTACGTCCGGATCCTCGATCCCCACCGGGACGCGATCCTCCCCGGGGTCGAGTGGCAGGAGGACTATCTCGTGCGGACGCCGTCGGCGACCTACCGGCCCACCCGCGACAACTGGGGACCCCTCCGTGTCCCTGCCGGAGCGTACTTCGTGCTGGGAGATAATCGGGACAACAGCGAGGACTCCCGCTATTGGGGCTTCGTCCCTCGTGAGGCGCTGGTTGGGCGACCCTGGCGCGTCTACTACTCCCTGGACTTCGGAGCGACACCTGTGAATCTGCCGTGGTGGGAGGGGGTTCGCTGGGACAGGATCGGGACGCGGGTGGACTAG
- a CDS encoding RNA polymerase sigma factor RpoD/SigA gives MQSPKVPGERSLDRYLLEISAFPLIDQNEEARLARAIRAGDDRALEGLVRANLRFVVAIAKRYQNQGVPLADLINEGNLGLLRAAVRFDESRGIKFISYAVWWIRQAILRALAEQARIVRMPINRAGTFFRIARRGATLAQELGREVTALELAADLGLEPREVEEHYTVARPHLSLDAAGASDGEDTVVLGDRLPDRLQGPADESLYEQALRSQLERALASIDAREAKVLRLYYGLDGQDALTLEQIGAQLGVTRERVRQIKEKALGRLRHASRARFLAGFRD, from the coding sequence ATGCAGTCGCCGAAGGTTCCGGGGGAGCGATCGCTCGATCGCTATTTGCTCGAGATCAGCGCGTTTCCGCTGATCGACCAGAACGAGGAAGCGCGGCTGGCCCGCGCCATCAGGGCGGGCGACGATCGCGCGCTGGAGGGCTTGGTGCGAGCCAACCTCCGCTTCGTGGTCGCGATCGCCAAGCGCTACCAGAACCAGGGTGTGCCCCTGGCCGATCTCATCAACGAGGGCAACCTGGGGCTTTTGCGGGCTGCTGTTCGGTTCGACGAGTCCCGGGGCATCAAGTTCATCAGCTATGCCGTCTGGTGGATTCGCCAGGCGATCCTGCGGGCGCTGGCCGAGCAGGCGCGGATCGTTCGCATGCCGATCAACCGGGCCGGGACCTTCTTCCGCATCGCGCGGCGGGGCGCGACGCTGGCCCAGGAACTGGGCCGGGAGGTCACCGCCCTCGAGCTCGCGGCCGACCTGGGGCTCGAGCCGCGGGAGGTCGAGGAGCACTACACGGTTGCCCGGCCCCACCTGTCGCTGGACGCCGCCGGAGCGTCCGACGGGGAGGATACGGTGGTTCTGGGGGACCGGCTCCCCGACCGGCTCCAGGGACCTGCCGACGAGAGCCTCTACGAACAGGCACTACGCAGCCAGTTGGAACGGGCCCTGGCCAGCATCGATGCCAGGGAGGCCAAGGTCCTGCGGCTCTACTACGGGCTGGACGGCCAGGACGCCCTGACGCTGGAGCAGATCGGGGCCCAGCTCGGGGTAACCCGTGAGCGAGTCCGCCAGATCAAGGAGAAAGCCCTGGGCCGCCTCCGTCACGCGTCCCGTGCCCGCTTCCTGGCCGGATTCCGCGACTAG
- the rplM gene encoding 50S ribosomal protein L13, whose amino-acid sequence MKTYTPRKGDIQRAWWVVDAADQPLGRLATEVARVLRGKHKPQYTPFLDTGDHVVVINASRVRLTGNKADSKQYFRHSGYMGGERFIPFRTMLERHPERVIELAVKGMLPKNALGRAMRKKLRVYPGDDHPHDGQDPKPLNLPGRGN is encoded by the coding sequence ATGAAGACCTATACACCCCGGAAAGGCGACATCCAACGAGCGTGGTGGGTGGTCGACGCGGCCGACCAGCCGCTCGGCCGTCTGGCTACGGAGGTCGCGCGTGTCCTGCGTGGCAAGCACAAGCCGCAGTATACGCCCTTCCTGGACACAGGTGACCACGTCGTCGTGATCAACGCGTCCAGAGTGCGGCTGACCGGCAACAAAGCCGACAGCAAGCAGTACTTCAGGCACTCCGGCTACATGGGTGGCGAGCGCTTCATCCCGTTCCGGACCATGTTGGAGCGGCATCCGGAGCGTGTGATCGAGCTGGCGGTCAAGGGCATGTTGCCGAAGAACGCGCTGGGTCGGGCCATGCGGAAGAAGCTCCGCGTCTACCCCGGCGACGATCATCCCCACGACGGGCAGGATCCGAAACCGTTGAACCTCCCCGGACGGGGTAACTGA